Below is a genomic region from Paenibacillus rhizovicinus.
CACTCCGATCGCGACGCCGTACAGACCAAGGAATCCTCCTGCGACGAGCAGCGGGAAACGCAGCATACGAAACGGCAATGCCAAGCTGTAGCTGGGAAAAGCGAACGATGCAATTCCGGTGCCGGCAACGATCATTACGATTGGTGCCGAGATGAATCCGGCTTGGACGGCCGCCTCCCCGATTACGAGCGCGCCTACGATGCTGACGGCAGAACCGATCGCTTTAGGCAAACGAAGGCCGGCTTCCCGCAGTCCTTCGAACATCAACTCCATCAGCAGCGTCTCGATGACGGTCGGAAACGGGATTCCTTCCCTGGAAGCGGATATGCTCAACATTAGAGCAAGGGGAATCATTTGCGGATGGAACGTCGTAAGCGCAACGTACACGGAAGGCAGCAAGCACGACAGAATAGCAAGCAGCAGCCGTAGAATTCTCACTGCCGAGACGTAGATGAAGCGTTCATAGTGGTCTTCCGCCGCTTGAAGTCCAGCCCAAAATGTCATCGGCAGCAGCAAGGCGTTCGGAGATCCATCGACAATGATGGCTACCCTGCCTGCCAATAAACTTGCAGATACCGTATCCGGACGTTCCGTATTTTGAATTTGCGGAAATAGGGATAAGCTCTTGTCCTCTATGTATTCCTCTATATAAGCGGGATCCAGTACTTGATTCGTGCGCACGGATTGAAGTCTTCTATGAACCTCTTCCAGCAGCCCCGGTTTGACCTTCTCCTCCACATAGGCAACGACGTACTCCGTGTTGGTTAGCTCGCCTGCCAGATGCATTTCGAACTTTAACGAAGGATGGCTGATTTTTCTTCGTATCAGGCTTAAATTCGTTTTGAGGTCTTCCGTGAATCCTTCCCGCGGACCGCGAATGGCCGCTTCATTCGACGGCTCATTGATTGCGCGTTGTTTGAACGAGGCCAGATCCGCCAAGAATGCGAAAGGCTGGCCTTCCACGAAAATAGCCGTGCCGCCTTTTAAGACTTTGGCCACGACTTCCGATAAACGATAAACGCTTGTATATTGTGCCAAACGATTCAAGTCTCGCGTAATCATGCAGGCCGAAATAATAGCTTCTAATTTATTGGAATCCGTCAGCTCTTCGATATAAACGAGCAGGATTTCCGAGTGATCCGACATTTTTAAAGGTCTAAATACGATGTCTGCGCAATTATGGAACACATGCCGCAGCGCATCGTGATTCACGCTGACGCGTTCATTCACGTCCACCGGAAGATTAGCGTTCATGTGACATCCCACCTACGTTCACTGGTTGCGAGTTGATGAAGCCGAAAGGGAAGCATAGTAATCACTATGCTTCCCTGAAATTCCCAGCCTATTCATAGGCGCCGCGGACGTCACGGCTTCTTTCCTTTCCTTTCCTTTCCTTTCCTGATTGGATGCTTTCGGTCGCCTTGATTTGTCCGATTATGCCGATGGAGATGATATCTTCTAGACCCTCCCATGTGTTGTCGAATTTAAAGTATATTATCAGCCTTATGTTTCAGCAGGTTACTGTACTTTTGTTACGTATAGACAAACTATGTAAATAAAAAAAGCCGGCATCGCCGGCTTCTTTAGCATAACAAAGCTAATCCTCACTTCTTCGCCTTATAAAACTCATGGTACAGCTTCATCAGCGCCCGCTTCTCGATGCGCGACACGTACGAGCGCGAAATGCCGAGCTCCTTCGCGATTTCCCGCTGCGTCCGTTCCTCCCCGCCGGTGATGAGGCCGAACCGTCCGACGACGACTTCTTTCTCCCGTTCGTCCAATATGTCCAGGTTTTTATATATTTTGCTCTTCTCGATTTTCAATTGCACCCGATCCGCGACTTCGTCCGCTTCCGTGCCGAGGATATCGATGAGGGTGATTTCGTTGCCCTCTTTGTCCGTTCCGATCGGATCGTGCAGGGACACGTCCTTGCGGGTCTTCTTGAGCGACCGAAGATGCATAAGTATTTCGTTTTCTATACAACGAGCAGCGAACGTCGCGAGCTTCGTACCTTTTCCCGTCTGAAAGCTTTCGATCGCCTTGATTAATCCGATCGTGCCGATGGAGATGAGATCTTCCAGCCCTTCGCCCGTGTTGTCGAATTTCTTCACGATGTGAGCCACGAGACGCAGATTGTGCTCGATAAGCAAATTACGCGACTGCTGGTTTCCTTCCGCCATTAGCTGAAGATGCCGAAGCTCCTCCTCTTCTTGCAGCGGCTGGGGAAAAGCATTGTTTTTGACATAGGAGACAAGAAGCGACAGCTGTTTAATGAACAATGCGATTGCAGCAAAAAATCCAGGCATAATACGGCCACCCCCACGATGTAATGGCCGGGCAAGCTCATTAAACTCCCCGACGATTCGAGACTGTTCTACATTCTATGTGGGTGAGCGCCTAGAAGTGCATGTACCTGTATGGATGTTCCGTTTATAACGATGGACTACGCCGGTTCTTAACTGTCAGCCTCTTTGCTCCTTCGGCTTCTTTGCATCCATAACGAAGGACCATGGCCCTCCGCCATAGTCCTTCGTTCTTCGTCATGATCAAGGATGCAGCGGCGCAAGCCGTACATCCGCGTTATCTGCAATCAGCGTATAAAACTCGGGAACCTTCGGATTCGTCGCACCGGGGATCTCCTCGAACGTCCGGATATACAGCCCAGTCGAAGCGATCGCGGTAATGATGTCGCCGACCGTCCAGCCTCGCACCAGCACTTTGTTCAGACCGGACTGCTCTTCCTCGGGCAGCAGTTTTCCAAAAGCCACGTCGCCTTCCTTCAAGCTCTCGTCGAAGTAATCGCCGCTCGGCTGGCTCAGATTCGTCGTGTTCAGCCAGGCGCGCGCGAAGGGATGGAAGTCCGTCAACAGGAACCGGCCGCCAGCGCCAAGCCTGTGGCGGACGACCGAGAAGATGTCGTTCAAGTTCGTGAAATAGTGCAGCACCCCGAATTCCATCAACACGAAATCGAATTGCCCAAGCCTCTCTTCATCCGGAATCCGCAAGGCGTCCGAACAGATATACGTCAGATTCACGCCCGCAGCAGCCGCAACCTCCAAGGCATATAAGCGATTTTCTTCCGAGATATCCACGACGGTTACCTCTGCCCCCTGCATCGCCATCGCGATTGCCTTTCGGCCATGGGAACCAAGCAGGTTCAGCACGCGCTTCCCCTTCAGATCGCCCGTATATTTCAACCAATACCGCAAGTTGTGCATACCGCTCTGCTTCAGTTCCTCCGCAAGCTCCGCTGGCGTTCCGTAGCTATGTACCCATGCCTGGTACGCCTTCGTTTCCCACGCCGCCTTGTTCGCTTTCGCTACTTGCTCATGCAACGTTCATCCCTCCCAGGTGGATGCGACTTATACAGATGGATTATTCTACCAGATCGAGTCTGAATGTCAACCGTTCCGGACTGTCATGTTGGGGTTGAGTCCTCCTGCACCGTCCCGAACGTTATCTTCATGCCAGGCGCGTAAGCGGCGAAGACGGAAGCGTTGAATTCGCGCGATAAGCGATGCTCGGCCTCGTACAGACGGTCGGCTTCGACCGGCGACATGCCCCGCTCGAGCAATTGCAAGGTGAACGGTTCGCGCTCGCCGGGATCGGCGATTCGTATCCCCTCGAACAGCCGTGCCCGCTCCTCCTCGTCCATGCCCGGGTCATGTAGGTTCACTTTATCGCTCAGCCGGCACTGCACGCCGCCCAGCCCGATTCGGGCGAACAGCTTCGGCAGCTTCAAGCCGATGTTGCCGTCCTTCCCCGTCCGGCGGCGGTCGCGCTCGTACAATTCCTGAAGCAAGCCCAGCGGCGTGACGTCCAATTGCTCGATCCCTTCGTAATCATAGTTGGCCGCGTTGCCGATCCAGTGGGGCTCGAACGCGATCACGAGCCCGCCGGGACGCACGCATCCTGCCATGGCGCGAAGCAGCGCCTCCGGATCGGCCATATGAAGGAGCACGGCATGGCAGACCGCGATGTCGTATTTGCGTTCGACCGCCGTCTTCGTTATATCCCCGACCGTGAACGACGTCTTGTACGGCGCATGCCTGAAGAGAGCGCGCGCGTGTTCGATCAGCCCGGCGCCCATGTCCATGCCGTCGTAGGCCGAGCCTTCGGGCAGCAGCGGCAGCAGCCTTGCTCCCATATGGCCGAAGCCGCAGCCAAAATCCATGATATGCATGGGCTTGTCGATCTTCCAGACGCGTTCTACCAGAAACTGCACATAATCATCGTTGTAATACAAGCGCTCCGATGCTTTCAAGTAATCAATTTTACCGTCCCAATAATACGTTTCCATGGTCCAACTCCCTGCTCATACTCGCGCCGCGGTCGCTGTAATAACCATACAGGTTTGGCGAAAAAAACAGTAGACTTATGCTGGAAAAATATATATTCTATTATGTATCGATGCCATTTTTACGCGTATCCACATCCGATAAATCATACGAAGAGCCACCGTCTAACACGACGGTGGCTCTTGCTTTTCTTGCTATTATTCCGGGCTTAATCGATCTCGCCTTATTTGCACGCTCTAGTTATTCCCACGCCATATCCGCCTGCTCCAGCAGCCGTTTCAACGCGCGGACAGCCGTCACGACGCGTTTGGGATTGCTGGCATGCGGCATGTAATCGTGCAGATGCGGCTCTACGGACAGGAATCCGGCGTACTCGCGCTCCCGAAGCGCTGGCAGCAGCCGATCGATCTGACCGTCTCCCTCGCCGGCCGGCACGAATCGCCTCGGCTCGGCTGTCGCATCCTTCACATGGATGTAAGCCGCGTACGATTGCAATTTCGGATAGGCATCCGTCATCGGCTTCACGCCGTTGATGACGAAGTTGCCCGGATCAAGCGCAAGCCGAAGGGAGTCCGATGCGCAATGCTGCAGGATGTCCAGACAGCGGTCGTCCTTAGCGCCGTACAGATGATCGTCATTCTCCAGTATAAGCGTGACATGATGCTGCGCGGCGATATCGGCCAGCTGCTTCATGCGGCTCAGCACTTCGTCCCGGCAGTCGTCCAAGCTGGCGTTCTCCGGCAAGTAATACGAGAACACCCGGATATATGGCGTCTCCAGTGCATGCGCGGCCGCGATCGCCCGATGCAAGCTCTCGATTTGCGGCGCGAAATCGTCTTGGAGCGCGTATTTGCCAATCGGCGACGCGATGGACGAGATGCCGAAGCCGCGTTCTTTGGTCATCGCGCGGATTTGCCGGAGCTCTTCTCCGGTCAAATCGAGGACATTCTTGCCCCATACGCCGCGAACCTCGATATGGCGAAGTCCCTCCTGCTGCAGCACATCCAACTGTTCTTCCAAGTCATGCGAAATCTCATCGGCGAAGCATGTGAGTTTAACGGCAGCCATGTTCGTTCTCTCCTCCTATTTGGTCGTCCCGAAGGAAGCGGACATGTCTGGGTTTGCAGCCGGCGCTTGGACGGCCTTCTTCACATAGTTCGAGGTGCGAATCCGCTCTTCCAGCTCCGCTTGGAAAGCGTTGCCGTCAATCGGCACCGTAACGGGCCGCTTCTGGAAGGAAGACAGCATGATGCCATTGGCTAACGTAAGCGAACCAAGCCCTTCCGGTCCTTCCGCAATCAGGTCGACCTGTTGGCCGAGCAGCCGCTGCACCAGCCGTTCCGTTACGACGTGATGCCCGTTCGGAACGTTCGTGTCGACCGCGATCTCCTCCGGCGCAATATCCCATTCGGCAAAACGCTGATCCGTCTCCTGCGAGAACGCGAGCATCGATTGCGGATATTTATAATAAAGCAGCTTGTTATTTTCCAAAATGAGCTTGCCTAGATCGCCCACGATTTCCATCCGGTTCGTACCCGGCAGCTCCGCCGTCGTCACGATCAGATGGCCGACCATGCCGGATGCATGCTCGAAATAAGCCGTTACTTCGTCCTCTACCTCGATATCGTGGTATTTGCCGATATGGGCATGACCCGAGATCAAGTCCGGCAAACCGAACAGCCATTGATACATATCCAGCGTATGCGGACATTGATTGGTCAGAATGCCTCCGCCCTCGCCAGCCCATGTCGCGCGCCAGCCGCCGCTGTCGTAATACGCTTGGGAACGAAACCATTTGGTATGAATCCATGTCGCGCGCGTCAGCTTGCCCAGTGCGCCGCTTTCCATGATTTCCTTGAGTTTGGCGTAGAAAGGCAGCGTCCGCTCCTGGAACATAATGGCGAATTGCAGGTCCGGCTTCTGCCCTTTGGCCGCTTCATAGGCTTGAATCATCGCCTTGGCGGCATTGACATGAACCGCGATCGGCTTCTCGCACAGGACATGAATGCCCCGCTTGAACGCTTCGATCGCAATGGCAGGATGATCGTAATGCGGTACCGCAATGATGACAACGTCCAGTTCGGCTTGATCCAGTAAATCGATGGCGTCATAATAGGCTCTTGCCCCGCAAACCTTCGCCGTTGCGTCCGCCTTCTCCTTGTCCGTGTCGCAGACGCCGACTAATGCCACATGATCCATGCTGCGCAAATAGTTCACATGATGCTGCCCAATGCTGCCGATCCCGACAAGCCCGAATTTAATGATACGATCGCTCATTTGTCCGCCTCCCGTATGCTTTGGAATACAACCCTACCCTCTCATCCTATCGAATTCCAAGTACAACTTCCTTGACGAAATTGCGCTCAAAGTGGATAATATTGCTCAAAATCACAGGGAGGAACGGCAGGATGATCAACGACTATATCGCCCGGCTCGACGACCATGTGAAATTCCTCCATGCGACGCGTCAACCGTCGTTCAATATTCATTTCCATTTGCATCAGGGCTGCGAAATGTTCTTCCTCATACGGGGCGACGTGAATTATTTCGTGGACAAAGCCGTTTATCGGCTGCGAATCGGCGATCTCATCATTACGAACGAGCATGAAATTCATAAGCCGGCCCTCACGACGGATGCGCCGTACGAGCGGGTGACGATTGAATTCGATCCGGCGCTGGTCGCCCTATTCCAGACGAACGAGCTGAACCTGCTTCAATGCTTCTATGACCGGCCCATCGGCGAGCATAACAAGATCAGGCTGAGCGAGCACGAACGCGCGGCGCTTGAGGCGCTGTTCGCCAAATACGACGAGCTTCAGAAGCAGCCTTATCCCGAAACGCCGGTCGTCAAACTGGGCTGCCTGCTCGAAATCCTCGTTCTCGTGCAGCGCTGTTTCTATAAGAACAAAGACAAGGACAGCGGATTGGACCTGCCTCCGCAGCTCGCCCCGGTGATCGCTTATCTCGACCGGCATCTGGCCGAAGATTTATCGCTGGAACGGCTGGAGGGCTTGTTCTTCATCAGCAAATACCATCTAAGCCGGCTGTTCAAGAAGCATACCGGGAGCACGATCCATGAATACATCCTTTACAAGCGCATCGCCTTGGCCAAAACTCTGCTCCGGGAAGGACGCAGCGTAACCGAAGCCAGCATGGATGCAGGCTTTAACGATTATTCGGGCTTCCTCCGCGTGTTCAAGAAGAAAGTCGGTCTCCTGCCCAGACAATACGCCAAGCAGCACTATGCATCCCCGGGCAAGTGAATGGACGTACCAATAACCCCGTCAGCCATTGACGGGGTTTTGCTAGGTTTTGTTTTCCATAGAAAGATCGTTGTTAAGCGCTTATCCATTACGTATTTTCTTCGGGTCTGTACTCCAAAACATCCCCAGGCTGGCAATCTAACGCCTTGCATATGGCTTCTAACGTCGAAATCCGGACGGCTTTCGCCTTTCCGTTCTTCAATATGGATAGGTTAGCCATGGTGATTCCGACTCTCTCCGAAAGCTCCGTGACGCTCATTTTCCGCTTCGCCAGCATCACGTCAATATTAATTATAATGGCCATGTTTTCACCTCGGACCGTCAATTATGTACCCATTAAGTCGGTTGCATATAACCCGCTGTTCATTCGCCTTTAGACAATGAAGTCATTCTCCGATTTCAAATCGACAGCTTCTTTCAAAAGCCGCTCTAGGATAGAAGCAAACACGGCGATAACCAGCGAAGCCAATATAATGATGAGCCCCAATAATCCAATGGGTGGGTCAACTTTCTTCGCAATAAGCCGAAGGAGCGGCATGCCCAATACATACAAACCGCTGATCGCAATCGCGCAGTACTTGATCTTCTTTAACGCTTGGACAGCTAATTCCGAGAACGCCTTGTTCTCGTCTATGTACCGTAGAAGGGTGAAAGCCTGATAGAGAGCGATATAATAAGGCACAGCCGCTCCGTACATCACGGCGAAAACGAGATAATTCATCGGGCCGATATTCGGATACGATTTTGCTGCGAAATTCCCGATCTCGGGCACTGCGAATACGCATAAGGCAAGAACCGGGATGCCCATCAAAATAACGGCTGCCTTTAAAAATAACGTTGTTCCTCGTTTCATAAGAAGCACCTCGTCGTCCTCATACTGTTGGCATGCGCAATCGTGTCCGTCAGACCGTTAATTCATTCTCGGCTTTAATATCGATGGCGTTCCGTAACAGCTTCTGCAATACCGCGGCGAAGACCGCAATGACCAAGGAGGCGAAAATCATGAGCATTCCGATGACGATCACCCCTGGGGAATCGTCTCTCTCAGCCAGGAGATAGAAGAGCGGCATCCCCGCTGCATACAAAACGCTGATTGTGAACGCGCAGTTCTTGATATGCTTCAATGCCGTTACGGCTAATTCCGAGAACGCCTGGTTCTTGTCAATATAGACGAGAAGGTTAAACGCTTGATACAGGGCAAAGTAAACCGGGATCGCCATCGCATAGAAATCAATAAAAAAGAGCACTTTCACGTACGCCTGATCCGGATACAATTCCGCTGCATAGTTTCCGATCGCCGGCACCAAGAAGATGAACAGCGCAAGTATCGCAAGTCCAATTAGACAAACGACGATCTTTAAAAAGAGTGTTGTTCCTCGTTCCATAACGTACACCTCACCATGATAATTTCAGTTTGATTGTAGCATGGGGTTTATCGTTTTACAATAAATAATTACCGATTAAAATTATATAATTATCGCTGCAACATACAAAAGGCCATCCTCTAAAGGATGACCTTTCGCTAAGAAAACGGTGAGCTGCCTCTCCATGAATCATAAATCAGCTCGCCATCGCGCTTCATTTAAGATATCCATTGCTTCCGGTCCCCAATCAGGCCGAGCAGCTCGGGCAATTCCCTGATCGTCCATGCATCGCCGCCTGGTCGGCCAAGCGCCTCGTCTTCCTTCCAGACGCCGCGCATCCCTGCGCGCATGCTCGCTTCCACGTCGTTCACGGGATGGTCGCCGACGAAGACGGCTTCTCCCGGTTCGACGCCGAGCCGCCGCAGCGCCAGCTCGAAGATACGAACATCCGGCTTCCGTAACCCTTCGATTTCCGAAACGAGAATCGCATCGAAGTACCCCTCAATCCCCAAGCCGCGGATGTTGTTCATCTGGAAGACGCCGAACCCGTTCGTGATGATGCCCAGTTTAAGCCCTTGCAGCTTCAGTTCCTCCAGCATCCCGAGCAGCCCCGGAAACCCGATGCAGTGGTACTTGAAAGAGGAAACATAATCGTCCAACAGCTCCTGCCAATCCAGACTCAGCTTCCACTCTTCGATCAGCGCCTGATAGACGCGGTCTTTCCACACGTAGCCTTTCTGGTCCAGCTCAATGAAGCGATGGATAAACGCCTTTTTGCCGACGCTCCGGAACCCAGGCACGCGTTCGTATTGCTGTTCCAAGAACGACACCAACGACCGGTCGCGGTCCAGCAGCGTGCCGTCCAAGTCGAACAAGACTGCTTTCAGCATCCGCAGCATCCTTTCGTTCCGATATCATGCGCGTTCGGCTTTCCCTTACAGATAACGAGTCGTCCCATCGCCGCTGCCGATAATGACGGTATCGGTCATCTTCACGAATAATCCATGCTCCGCGACACCGGGAATCAAGTGCAGCTTGCCGCTCAAATCCGCCGGATTGTCGATGACAGGGAAAGCGCAATCGAGAATGAAGTTGCCGTTATCCGTCACGAACGTCTTGCCGTCGACGGTCCGAAGCGTTGGTTCGCAGCCCAAGGCCTGTACTTGTCTCCTCGTGAGCTCATAGGCGAACGGGATGACCTCCACCGGCAGCGGGAATGTCCCCAGCTTGCGGACAAGCTTCGATTCGTCGACGATGACGATGAATTTGGCGCTGTTCGCAGCCAGGATCTTCTCTCGGAGCAGCGCTCCGCCTCCGCCCTTGATCAGGTTCAACGCCTCGTCGACCTCGTCCGCGCCGTCGATCGTGACATCGATGCCTTCAATCGCGGCGAAGGGCGCGATGGGAATACCGAGCTGCCGCGCCAGTTCTTCCGAATGCATCGAGCTGGCTACGGCCCGGATGCCAAGCCCTTCCTTCACGCGGGCAGCGATGCGCTGAATGGCAAAGTAAGCCGTCGTGCCCGTTCCGAGGCCAACGGTCATGCCGTGTTCGATATGTTCGACGGCCTTCTCTGCCGCCAGTTGTTTTACGTTCATGGTTCAATCACCTTTTATCGTTATGTCTTAGGTCGTCTTCTGGTTCCTCTGTCTACCTGCCTCATTCTTTGACTAAATCAAGCCGTTTCATTCGGCGTAATGGCCTGAACGGCTTGAGGGGCCCTGCGCATGAAACGTCCTTCGCTGGGCTCGAAGCCGTATTGCTTGTACAGCCCATGGGCATCTTTCGTGCCGAGCAGGCCCGTCATATCCTCGTATTCGGGAGCGTGTACGATCGCATCGATCAGCTTTTTGCCCAGCCCCTGTCCCTGATAAGCTTCAAGGATAAACACGTCGCACAGATAATAGAACGTGGCCCCGTCCGTGACGACACGGGCAAAACCGACCTGCCGTCCCTCAAGGTATACGCCATAGCAGTCCGAGTTCGCGATGGATTTAATAATCCGCTCCTGCGGCCGGTTGCTTGCCCAGTAGCTTCTGGCCAAATAATCCAAAATAACGGCATGGTCCAGCTTGTCTTTGTTATCCGAAATGACATAGGCATCGAATACGATTTCCATCCCCTGCACCCCTTTATCGGTCCGGTCCGGTCTCATGGCGCAGCCGTCACCTGTTCAATCGTTCGCGAAGCCACGGCATCGCCTGCTCGTAATCGTTCCGGTAGCTGCCGAAGCTTGACGTCGGCTCGATCTCAAAACCTGTCTGCAAGTACAGGCCTACCGCCTTATAGCTCCAAGTCTGCGTATGCAAATAGACATCTTGCTTGCCTTCCGTGCGCGCCAGCGTCAGCAGGCATTGTCGAACGAGCGCTTTGCCTAGGCCAAGTCCTTGGAAGCCCGGCTTCACGGCAAGCCAGTGGAGCGAAGCTACTCGCCGATCCCCGTCGTCATTCCACCAAGCGGTAACGGTGCCCGCGTATTCGCCGTCTGGAGTTCTCGCGAACAAGACGCGTTCGGACAACTGGTCCCGCTCCGGCAAATATGCGTCGTGAAAATACCCCTTCGCCTCGCCACCATCTTCAAACTCTCCAACTGCAGCTTCAATGTCAGCCCAATGCGTTTCATCGCCTTCCGTGAAAGCAGCAAACGAATACCCGGCAGGCAGCACGGGAACCGGAACAGGCAGCGCGGCGCTTCGTTTCATGATCACGTTGAAATACGGAATCGACTTGTCCAGCATGTTGGATGCTCCTTCTTTACCCTATTCTTACAACGGGCGGGCGCGCGCACTCGCTAACAATCCCGCTTCAGCCTTGCAAACAGCACGGCATCCACGAAACGCCCCTTCTCATAGAAATAGTCCCGCAGCAGCCCCTCTTCGCGCAGGCCTGCTTTCTCCAGCAGCTTCCTCGAGCTTATATTATCCGGATCGATGAAGGCTTCAATGCGATTAAGCCCCATCGACTCGAACCCGTAAGGAATGACGCTGCCCAGTGCTTCGCTCATAATGCCTTGCTGCCAGTAGGCGGGCGATAATTCGTAGCCGATTTCCGCTTTCGCATGTTCCTTCGTCCAGCTATGAAACCCGCAGGTTCCGATGATACGGTCCTCGGATTTCAAGGCAATTCCCCAGCGGATGCCGTCCTGCCGATCGAATCGCTCGTTCCAGCGCTGGATAAGCGATGCCGCTTGCTGCTGCTCCGTGAAGCTGTCCAAATCGTAGTATTCGGTGACCTCGTCTTTTGCAAAATACGCGAACAGTTCTGGAGCATCCCCGAGCTTCAACTGGCGAAGTACGAGCCGTTCGGTCATTCGTATCGGAAAAGCCTGCACTCGCGATCCCTCGTTTCAATTCCATGTCGCTGCTCTTCATCGCTGCAATATGGACTTGCACCTATGCTTTCATTTCCCACGAATCATATCTCTTCGTTCTCCAATCCAGCACGCCGTGCCGGATCCAATCGAGCGCCGCCATAACCAGCGGAGATGCTTGATCCGCATCGATTTGGCTGATTGGAACCCATTCCGCCCCAAGCGAAT
It encodes:
- a CDS encoding spore germination protein, with protein sequence MNANLPVDVNERVSVNHDALRHVFHNCADIVFRPLKMSDHSEILLVYIEELTDSNKLEAIISACMITRDLNRLAQYTSVYRLSEVVAKVLKGGTAIFVEGQPFAFLADLASFKQRAINEPSNEAAIRGPREGFTEDLKTNLSLIRRKISHPSLKFEMHLAGELTNTEYVVAYVEEKVKPGLLEEVHRRLQSVRTNQVLDPAYIEEYIEDKSLSLFPQIQNTERPDTVSASLLAGRVAIIVDGSPNALLLPMTFWAGLQAAEDHYERFIYVSAVRILRLLLAILSCLLPSVYVALTTFHPQMIPLALMLSISASREGIPFPTVIETLLMELMFEGLREAGLRLPKAIGSAVSIVGALVIGEAAVQAGFISAPIVMIVAGTGIASFAFPSYSLALPFRMLRFPLLVAGGFLGLYGVAIGVMVIMIHLVTLKSFGTPYLTPVAPIRKNFWKDAIIRMNRRYVPAPKRQ
- the sigK gene encoding RNA polymerase sporulation sigma factor SigK, producing MPGFFAAIALFIKQLSLLVSYVKNNAFPQPLQEEEELRHLQLMAEGNQQSRNLLIEHNLRLVAHIVKKFDNTGEGLEDLISIGTIGLIKAIESFQTGKGTKLATFAARCIENEILMHLRSLKKTRKDVSLHDPIGTDKEGNEITLIDILGTEADEVADRVQLKIEKSKIYKNLDILDEREKEVVVGRFGLITGGEERTQREIAKELGISRSYVSRIEKRALMKLYHEFYKAKK
- a CDS encoding class I SAM-dependent methyltransferase, which produces MHEQVAKANKAAWETKAYQAWVHSYGTPAELAEELKQSGMHNLRYWLKYTGDLKGKRVLNLLGSHGRKAIAMAMQGAEVTVVDISEENRLYALEVAAAAGVNLTYICSDALRIPDEERLGQFDFVLMEFGVLHYFTNLNDIFSVVRHRLGAGGRFLLTDFHPFARAWLNTTNLSQPSGDYFDESLKEGDVAFGKLLPEEEQSGLNKVLVRGWTVGDIITAIASTGLYIRTFEEIPGATNPKVPEFYTLIADNADVRLAPLHP
- a CDS encoding class I SAM-dependent methyltransferase, translating into METYYWDGKIDYLKASERLYYNDDYVQFLVERVWKIDKPMHIMDFGCGFGHMGARLLPLLPEGSAYDGMDMGAGLIEHARALFRHAPYKTSFTVGDITKTAVERKYDIAVCHAVLLHMADPEALLRAMAGCVRPGGLVIAFEPHWIGNAANYDYEGIEQLDVTPLGLLQELYERDRRRTGKDGNIGLKLPKLFARIGLGGVQCRLSDKVNLHDPGMDEEERARLFEGIRIADPGEREPFTLQLLERGMSPVEADRLYEAEHRLSREFNASVFAAYAPGMKITFGTVQEDSTPT
- a CDS encoding sugar phosphate isomerase/epimerase family protein encodes the protein MAAVKLTCFADEISHDLEEQLDVLQQEGLRHIEVRGVWGKNVLDLTGEELRQIRAMTKERGFGISSIASPIGKYALQDDFAPQIESLHRAIAAAHALETPYIRVFSYYLPENASLDDCRDEVLSRMKQLADIAAQHHVTLILENDDHLYGAKDDRCLDILQHCASDSLRLALDPGNFVINGVKPMTDAYPKLQSYAAYIHVKDATAEPRRFVPAGEGDGQIDRLLPALREREYAGFLSVEPHLHDYMPHASNPKRVVTAVRALKRLLEQADMAWE
- a CDS encoding Gfo/Idh/MocA family protein; the protein is MSDRIIKFGLVGIGSIGQHHVNYLRSMDHVALVGVCDTDKEKADATAKVCGARAYYDAIDLLDQAELDVVIIAVPHYDHPAIAIEAFKRGIHVLCEKPIAVHVNAAKAMIQAYEAAKGQKPDLQFAIMFQERTLPFYAKLKEIMESGALGKLTRATWIHTKWFRSQAYYDSGGWRATWAGEGGGILTNQCPHTLDMYQWLFGLPDLISGHAHIGKYHDIEVEDEVTAYFEHASGMVGHLIVTTAELPGTNRMEIVGDLGKLILENNKLLYYKYPQSMLAFSQETDQRFAEWDIAPEEIAVDTNVPNGHHVVTERLVQRLLGQQVDLIAEGPEGLGSLTLANGIMLSSFQKRPVTVPIDGNAFQAELEERIRTSNYVKKAVQAPAANPDMSASFGTTK
- a CDS encoding AraC family transcriptional regulator, with amino-acid sequence MINDYIARLDDHVKFLHATRQPSFNIHFHLHQGCEMFFLIRGDVNYFVDKAVYRLRIGDLIITNEHEIHKPALTTDAPYERVTIEFDPALVALFQTNELNLLQCFYDRPIGEHNKIRLSEHERAALEALFAKYDELQKQPYPETPVVKLGCLLEILVLVQRCFYKNKDKDSGLDLPPQLAPVIAYLDRHLAEDLSLERLEGLFFISKYHLSRLFKKHTGSTIHEYILYKRIALAKTLLREGRSVTEASMDAGFNDYSGFLRVFKKKVGLLPRQYAKQHYASPGK
- a CDS encoding helix-turn-helix domain-containing protein, producing the protein MAIIINIDVMLAKRKMSVTELSERVGITMANLSILKNGKAKAVRISTLEAICKALDCQPGDVLEYRPEENT
- a CDS encoding DUF2975 domain-containing protein, which gives rise to MKRGTTLFLKAAVILMGIPVLALCVFAVPEIGNFAAKSYPNIGPMNYLVFAVMYGAAVPYYIALYQAFTLLRYIDENKAFSELAVQALKKIKYCAIAISGLYVLGMPLLRLIAKKVDPPIGLLGLIIILASLVIAVFASILERLLKEAVDLKSENDFIV
- a CDS encoding DUF2975 domain-containing protein; this encodes MERGTTLFLKIVVCLIGLAILALFIFLVPAIGNYAAELYPDQAYVKVLFFIDFYAMAIPVYFALYQAFNLLVYIDKNQAFSELAVTALKHIKNCAFTISVLYAAGMPLFYLLAERDDSPGVIVIGMLMIFASLVIAVFAAVLQKLLRNAIDIKAENELTV
- a CDS encoding HAD family hydrolase: MLKAVLFDLDGTLLDRDRSLVSFLEQQYERVPGFRSVGKKAFIHRFIELDQKGYVWKDRVYQALIEEWKLSLDWQELLDDYVSSFKYHCIGFPGLLGMLEELKLQGLKLGIITNGFGVFQMNNIRGLGIEGYFDAILVSEIEGLRKPDVRIFELALRRLGVEPGEAVFVGDHPVNDVEASMRAGMRGVWKEDEALGRPGGDAWTIRELPELLGLIGDRKQWIS